One Pseudomonas brassicacearum genomic region harbors:
- the ispA gene encoding (2E,6E)-farnesyl diphosphate synthase — protein sequence MIGAYQAGSQARVNAALDTLFSAPSPELSRLYEAMRYSVMNGGKRVRPLLVYAACEALGGQAEQGNGAACAVELIHAYSLVHDDLPAMDDDDLRRGQPTTHKQFDEACAILAGDGLQSLAFSALVDPALSDCPAQIRLDMVSTLALAAGPAGMVGGQAIDLGSVGLKLDQSALEYMHRHKTGALIEASVRLGALASGRATPAQLQALQTYARAIGLAFQVQDDILDVESDTQTLGKRQGADIARDKPTYPALLGLDAAKAYALELRDLALAALRPFDAAAEPLRDLARYIVERRS from the coding sequence ATGATCGGCGCTTATCAGGCCGGCAGTCAGGCCCGGGTCAATGCTGCACTGGACACCTTGTTCAGCGCCCCGAGCCCTGAGCTTTCGCGGCTGTACGAAGCCATGCGCTACAGCGTGATGAACGGCGGCAAGCGGGTGCGTCCACTATTGGTCTACGCCGCGTGCGAAGCCTTGGGCGGTCAGGCCGAACAGGGCAATGGCGCGGCCTGTGCGGTGGAGCTGATCCACGCCTATTCGCTGGTCCACGATGATTTGCCGGCCATGGACGACGACGACCTGCGCCGCGGCCAGCCCACCACCCACAAGCAATTCGACGAAGCCTGCGCGATCCTCGCCGGCGACGGCTTGCAGAGCCTGGCCTTCAGCGCCCTGGTGGACCCGGCCCTGAGCGATTGCCCGGCGCAGATTCGCCTGGACATGGTCAGCACCCTGGCGCTGGCGGCGGGCCCCGCCGGAATGGTCGGCGGCCAGGCCATCGACCTCGGTTCAGTGGGCCTGAAGCTGGACCAAAGCGCCCTGGAGTACATGCACCGGCACAAGACCGGCGCCTTGATCGAGGCGAGCGTGCGCCTCGGCGCCCTGGCCAGCGGTCGGGCCACGCCGGCACAATTGCAAGCCTTGCAGACCTACGCCCGGGCCATCGGCCTGGCGTTCCAGGTGCAGGACGACATCCTCGACGTCGAAAGCGATACCCAAACCCTGGGCAAGCGCCAGGGCGCCGACATCGCCCGGGATAAACCGACCTACCCAGCCCTCCTCGGCCTCGACGCAGCCAAGGCCTACGCCCTGGAATTGCGCGACCTGGCCCTGGCGGCGCTGCGACCCTTTGACGCGGCGGCCGAGCCGTTGCGCGACCTGGCGCGCTATATCGTCGAACGACGCAGCTGA
- the dxs gene encoding 1-deoxy-D-xylulose-5-phosphate synthase: MPTTFQEIPRKRPTTPLLDRANTPDGLRRLGEAELETLADELRLELLYTVGQTGGHFGAGLGVIELTIALHYVFDTPDDRLVWDVGHQAYPHKILTGRRERMGTLRQKDGIAAFPRRSESEYDTFGVGHSSTSISAALGMAIAARLQNSERKAIAVIGDGALTAGMAFEALNHAPEVNANMLVILNDNDMSISRNVGGLSNYLAKILSSRTYASMREGSKKVLSRLPGAWEIARRTEEYAKGMLVPGTLFEELGWNYIGPIDGHDLPTLIATLRNMRDLKGPQFLHVVTKKGKGFAPAEVDPIGYHAITKLEPLDAPAAAPKKASGPKYSSIFGQWLCDMAAADPRLVGITPAMKEGSDLVAFSERYPQRYFDVAIAEQHAVTLAAGMACEGAKPVVAIYSTFLQRGYDQLIHDVAVQNLDVLFAIDRAGLVGEDGPTHAGSFDLSFLRCIPGMLVMTPSDENELRKMLTTGHLFNGPAAVRYPRGTGPNATLSTDLEPIEIGKGVIRRQGKQTALLVFGVQLAEALKVAETLDATVVDMRFVKPLDEALVREMAGSHDLLVTIEENAIMGGAGAAVSEFLARENILKSVLHLGLPDHYVEHAKPAQMLAECGLDEAGIEAAVRLRLQLLGR, encoded by the coding sequence ATGCCCACGACGTTTCAAGAGATTCCCCGCAAGCGCCCGACCACGCCCCTGCTGGACCGCGCCAACACGCCGGACGGCTTGCGTCGCCTGGGTGAAGCCGAGCTGGAAACCCTGGCCGATGAGTTGCGCCTGGAACTGCTCTACACGGTCGGCCAGACCGGCGGGCACTTCGGTGCCGGCCTGGGCGTCATCGAGCTGACGATCGCGTTGCATTACGTGTTCGACACCCCGGACGACCGGCTGGTATGGGACGTCGGGCATCAGGCCTACCCGCACAAGATCCTCACCGGTCGGCGCGAGCGCATGGGCACGCTGCGTCAGAAGGACGGCATTGCCGCCTTCCCGCGCCGTTCCGAGAGCGAGTACGACACCTTTGGCGTCGGCCATTCCAGCACCTCCATCAGCGCCGCCCTGGGCATGGCGATTGCCGCCCGCCTGCAAAACAGCGAGCGCAAGGCCATTGCCGTGATCGGCGACGGCGCACTGACGGCAGGCATGGCCTTCGAGGCGCTGAACCATGCGCCGGAAGTCAACGCCAACATGTTGGTGATCCTCAACGACAACGACATGTCGATCTCGCGCAACGTCGGCGGGCTGTCCAACTACCTGGCGAAAATCCTCTCCAGCCGCACCTACGCCAGCATGCGCGAAGGCAGCAAGAAGGTCCTGTCGCGCCTGCCCGGCGCCTGGGAAATCGCCCGTCGCACCGAGGAATACGCCAAGGGCATGCTGGTGCCCGGCACGCTGTTCGAAGAACTCGGCTGGAACTACATCGGCCCCATCGACGGCCATGATTTGCCCACCCTGATCGCCACCTTGCGCAACATGCGCGATCTCAAGGGCCCGCAGTTCCTGCATGTGGTCACCAAGAAAGGCAAAGGCTTCGCCCCGGCGGAAGTCGATCCCATCGGCTACCACGCCATCACCAAGCTCGAACCCCTGGACGCCCCGGCCGCCGCGCCGAAAAAGGCCAGTGGACCGAAGTACTCCAGCATTTTCGGCCAATGGCTGTGCGACATGGCCGCCGCCGATCCACGCCTGGTGGGCATTACCCCGGCGATGAAGGAAGGCTCGGACCTGGTGGCCTTCAGCGAACGCTACCCGCAACGCTATTTCGACGTGGCGATTGCCGAGCAGCATGCCGTGACCCTTGCCGCCGGCATGGCCTGCGAAGGCGCGAAACCGGTGGTGGCGATCTATTCGACCTTCCTGCAACGCGGCTACGACCAGTTGATTCATGACGTCGCGGTGCAGAACCTCGACGTGCTGTTCGCCATCGACCGCGCCGGCCTGGTGGGCGAAGACGGCCCGACCCACGCTGGCAGCTTCGACCTGTCGTTCCTGCGCTGCATCCCCGGCATGCTGGTGATGACCCCGAGCGATGAAAACGAATTGCGCAAAATGCTCACCACCGGCCACCTGTTCAATGGCCCGGCGGCGGTGCGCTACCCTCGTGGCACTGGCCCGAACGCGACCCTTTCGACCGACCTCGAACCCATCGAGATCGGCAAGGGCGTGATCCGCCGCCAGGGCAAGCAGACCGCCCTGCTGGTGTTCGGCGTGCAACTGGCCGAGGCCTTGAAAGTCGCCGAAACCCTGGACGCCACCGTGGTGGACATGCGTTTCGTCAAACCTTTGGACGAAGCCCTGGTGCGCGAGATGGCCGGCAGCCATGACCTGCTGGTGACCATCGAGGAAAACGCCATCATGGGCGGCGCCGGTGCGGCGGTCAGCGAATTCCTGGCCCGGGAGAACATCCTCAAGTCGGTGCTGCACCTGGGCCTGCCGGACCACTACGTCGAACACGCCAAGCCTGCGCAGATGCTGGCCGAATGCGGGCTGGACGAGGCTGGGATCGAAGCGGCGGTGCGGCTGCGTTTGCAGTTGTTGGGCCGGTAA
- the nusB gene encoding transcription antitermination factor NusB — MISDESDRFNPRDPKPADAGKPSKSVKRREARQLATQALYQWHMAKQSLNEIEAQFRVDNDFSDVDSAYFREILHGVPAHKTEIDIALAPCLDLTIEELDPVELAVLRLSTWELMQRVDVPYRVVINEGIELAKVFGSTDGHKFVNGVLDKLAPRLREAEVKAFKR; from the coding sequence GTGATTAGCGACGAAAGCGATCGTTTCAACCCGCGCGATCCCAAGCCCGCCGATGCCGGAAAGCCGTCCAAGAGCGTCAAGCGTCGCGAAGCCCGTCAGCTCGCGACCCAGGCGCTGTATCAATGGCACATGGCCAAGCAGTCGCTGAACGAGATCGAAGCGCAGTTTCGGGTCGACAACGATTTCAGTGATGTCGATAGCGCGTATTTCCGCGAGATCCTCCACGGCGTCCCGGCCCACAAGACCGAGATCGACATTGCCCTGGCACCTTGCCTGGACCTGACCATCGAAGAGCTGGACCCGGTTGAACTGGCGGTGTTGCGCCTGTCCACCTGGGAGTTGATGCAGCGCGTCGACGTACCATACCGCGTGGTGATCAACGAAGGGATCGAATTGGCGAAAGTCTTCGGTTCCACCGATGGCCACAAATTCGTCAACGGTGTGCTCGACAAACTCGCCCCGCGTCTGCGTGAAGCTGAAGTGAAGGCGTTCAAGCGCTGA
- a CDS encoding phosphatidylglycerophosphatase A, with translation MTDHPNQVPAEFVPPSVWRNPWHFLAFGFGSGTLPKAPGTWGSLVALPFIPLWQMLPDWGYWVMLGITMLFGFWLCGKVADDLRVHDHEGIVWDEMVGMWITLWLVPEGWYWLLAGFLVFRFFDILKPWPIRWIDRHVHGGVGIMLDDVLAGVFAWLAMQGLVWCFT, from the coding sequence GTGACAGATCATCCCAACCAGGTCCCGGCAGAGTTCGTTCCACCCTCGGTCTGGCGCAATCCCTGGCATTTCCTGGCATTTGGCTTCGGTTCGGGTACATTGCCTAAAGCGCCGGGCACCTGGGGTTCGCTGGTTGCGCTACCCTTCATACCGTTGTGGCAGATGTTGCCGGACTGGGGCTATTGGGTGATGCTGGGCATCACCATGCTCTTCGGCTTCTGGCTGTGCGGCAAAGTGGCGGATGACCTGAGGGTGCACGATCATGAAGGCATTGTCTGGGATGAAATGGTCGGCATGTGGATCACCCTGTGGCTGGTACCGGAAGGTTGGTACTGGCTGCTGGCGGGTTTCCTGGTGTTCCGCTTCTTCGATATCCTCAAACCATGGCCGATCCGCTGGATAGACCGGCATGTGCACGGAGGCGTCGGCATCATGCTTGACGATGTACTGGCCGGGGTCTTCGCCTGGCTGGCAATGCAGGGGTTGGTGTGGTGTTTTACCTGA
- a CDS encoding TonB-dependent receptor domain-containing protein, which yields MKLRLTLALSLLPAPDLLADTFERDQALKLPDVVISANRQVEARNDSSAANTVFTRDDIERLQPVSVTDLLSRVPGVQVAPLGGRGSLPGIYIRGTKSAQSLVLVDGQRIGNSTSGDSNLQRLNINQIERVEVLRGSRSVIYGADAVGGVIQIFTRRGNEQGLQPRLHVGFGSHQTWERSLGLSGGDDQTRFNLGASLDDSAGANRTHESYASDRDDDASRNQSFSLSLSHNVNDDLEVGLNLLDNRGKSEFDNPFGRFDPTTFESLPQQPYSEFAVSSFSSYVDGRINDAWKSRLELGHSENREKTFDKLSDVREVFNTYRDSLTWQNDVTLDDRNSLIVGGDWYQDRVNSSTPFDEDSRWNRAAFIQHRFQAETFSTELGLRRDQNQQFGGQNSWSGTFTLPVNPDNDLLLTYSESFRAPTFNDLYYPEFSNPNLKPETAKSYELQWRSQLTDNARLEASLYRTDLEDAIIFGSNSRPQNVASARINGFEMALMQDLFGWQSNLGLAIIDPRDRDSGHTLARRARRTLSLDLDRQFDRLGLGATWQAVSSSYDDENNRNALGGYALLGLRGSWALTREVKLEMKLDNLLDKGYNRALYSHDGAQYGYREEGRTWLFGVTWTPAL from the coding sequence ATGAAACTGCGCCTCACCCTCGCCCTTTCCCTACTCCCCGCCCCCGATCTGCTCGCCGACACCTTCGAACGCGACCAGGCCCTGAAGCTCCCGGACGTGGTCATCAGCGCCAACCGCCAGGTCGAAGCGCGCAACGACAGCAGCGCCGCCAATACGGTGTTCACCCGCGACGACATCGAGCGCCTGCAACCGGTCAGCGTCACGGACCTGCTCAGCCGCGTGCCGGGGGTGCAAGTGGCGCCGCTGGGCGGACGTGGCAGCCTGCCGGGGATTTACATACGCGGCACCAAATCGGCCCAGAGCCTGGTGCTGGTGGACGGCCAGCGCATCGGCAATTCCACCTCCGGCGACAGCAACCTGCAACGCCTGAACATCAACCAGATCGAACGGGTGGAAGTGCTGCGCGGTTCACGCTCGGTGATCTACGGCGCCGATGCGGTGGGCGGGGTAATTCAGATCTTCACTCGGCGCGGCAACGAACAAGGCCTGCAACCGCGCCTGCATGTCGGGTTCGGTAGCCACCAGACCTGGGAGCGCAGCCTGGGCCTGTCCGGCGGCGATGACCAGACCCGCTTCAACCTCGGCGCCAGCCTGGATGACTCCGCCGGCGCCAATCGTACCCATGAGTCCTATGCCAGCGACCGCGACGACGATGCCTCCCGCAACCAGTCTTTCAGCCTGAGCCTGAGCCACAACGTCAACGATGACCTGGAAGTCGGCCTGAACCTGCTGGATAACCGCGGCAAAAGCGAGTTCGACAACCCGTTCGGCCGCTTCGACCCGACCACCTTCGAATCCCTGCCCCAGCAGCCCTACAGTGAGTTTGCCGTGAGCAGTTTCAGCAGTTATGTGGACGGAAGGATCAACGACGCCTGGAAATCCCGCCTGGAGCTGGGCCACAGCGAGAACCGCGAGAAAACCTTCGACAAACTCAGCGACGTCCGCGAAGTGTTCAACACCTACCGCGACTCGCTGACCTGGCAGAACGACGTGACGCTGGACGATCGCAACAGCCTGATCGTCGGTGGCGATTGGTATCAGGACCGGGTCAACAGCAGCACGCCGTTCGATGAAGACAGCCGCTGGAACCGTGCGGCGTTTATCCAGCACCGGTTCCAGGCCGAAACCTTCTCCACCGAACTGGGCCTGCGCCGCGACCAGAACCAGCAGTTCGGCGGCCAGAACAGTTGGAGCGGCACCTTCACCCTGCCGGTGAACCCGGACAACGACCTGTTGCTGACCTACAGCGAAAGCTTTCGTGCACCGACCTTCAACGACCTGTATTACCCGGAGTTCAGCAACCCGAACCTCAAGCCCGAGACGGCCAAAAGCTACGAGCTGCAATGGCGTAGCCAACTGACCGACAACGCCCGCCTGGAGGCTTCGCTGTACCGTACGGACTTGGAAGACGCGATCATTTTTGGCAGCAACTCACGCCCGCAGAACGTCGCCTCGGCGCGGATCAACGGGTTTGAAATGGCCCTCATGCAGGATTTGTTCGGTTGGCAGAGCAACCTGGGCCTGGCCATCATCGACCCGCGAGACCGCGACAGCGGCCATACCCTCGCCCGCCGCGCTCGCCGGACTTTGAGCCTGGACCTGGACCGGCAATTCGACCGCCTGGGCCTGGGCGCCACCTGGCAAGCGGTGAGCAGCAGCTACGACGATGAAAACAATCGCAATGCCCTGGGCGGCTATGCCCTGCTCGGGTTGCGCGGCAGTTGGGCACTGACCCGCGAAGTGAAGCTGGAAATGAAGCTGGATAACCTGCTGGACAAGGGTTACAACCGGGCGCTGTACAGCCATGACGGGGCGCAGTATGGGTATCGGGAAGAGGGGCGGACCTGGTTGTTTGGGGTGACTTGGACGCCCGCACTATGA
- the thiL gene encoding thiamine-phosphate kinase has translation MGEFELIRNYFAAAPCAQGGEGVALGIGDDCAVLAVPPGEQLAVSTDTLVAGVHFPDPCDPFLLGQRSLAVAVSDLAAMGATPVAFTLALTLPTVTADWLQAYARGLDLMAQACGVALVGGDTTRGPLSLTLTVFGRVPSGQALTRSGAQPGDLLCVGGELGNAAGALPLVLGQRHAEPAVAEPLLAHYWSPRPQIELGLALRGKATAAMDISDGLLADCGHIAQASGVALNVERDRLPLSNALITFLGRPGAAQAALSGGDDYVLLFTLPPVRLSALQAAGWPIHVIGSVMAGQGVMLLDCDGRNITPKVRGYQHFRETP, from the coding sequence ATGGGTGAGTTTGAGCTGATCCGTAATTACTTCGCCGCCGCGCCATGTGCGCAGGGCGGCGAGGGCGTTGCACTGGGGATTGGCGACGACTGCGCCGTGCTGGCCGTGCCTCCCGGGGAGCAGCTGGCGGTGTCCACCGACACGCTGGTGGCCGGTGTGCATTTTCCAGACCCTTGCGACCCGTTCCTGCTCGGCCAGCGCTCGCTGGCCGTGGCGGTCAGCGACCTGGCCGCCATGGGCGCCACTCCTGTTGCGTTTACCCTTGCCCTGACCTTGCCGACGGTGACCGCCGATTGGCTGCAAGCCTATGCCCGGGGCCTTGACCTCATGGCCCAGGCCTGCGGCGTGGCGCTGGTGGGCGGTGACACCACCCGTGGGCCGTTGAGCCTGACCCTGACCGTGTTCGGTCGTGTACCGTCCGGCCAGGCCCTGACCCGGAGCGGCGCGCAGCCTGGCGATTTGCTGTGTGTCGGCGGCGAACTGGGCAATGCCGCCGGCGCATTGCCGCTGGTGCTCGGCCAGCGGCACGCCGAACCTGCCGTCGCCGAACCCTTGCTGGCGCATTATTGGTCGCCGCGACCGCAGATCGAGCTGGGCCTGGCGTTGCGGGGCAAAGCCACTGCGGCGATGGATATTTCCGATGGCCTGTTGGCCGATTGCGGGCATATCGCCCAGGCATCCGGCGTGGCATTAAACGTTGAACGGGACCGACTGCCGCTGTCCAACGCTTTGATAACCTTCCTTGGCCGGCCGGGGGCTGCCCAGGCCGCACTGAGCGGTGGTGACGATTACGTGTTGCTATTCACCTTGCCACCGGTCCGATTGTCGGCGTTACAAGCCGCAGGCTGGCCGATCCATGTGATCGGCAGCGTCATGGCCGGGCAAGGTGTCATGCTGCTCGACTGCGACGGGCGCAACATCACCCCGAAAGTACGGGGCTATCAACATTTTCGGGAGACACCGTGA
- a CDS encoding substrate-binding periplasmic protein, producing MGVSRALLLLLCLGGFLGARVADAAPLPGKIRAASEEWTDYTQADGRGMAWDILREVFEPEGVKLEVRSVPYTRSIGLVQRGEVEVQVGAYRDESEGVLYPKWHYDVDHLYALGLASKPTPTLATIGNYRLVWMRGYEYNNYLPNIRRFNEIHRSVGILPMLIHERADFYIDASTEIEEVLSKADNPHQFRLSPLINLPLYLGFANTENGKALMALFDRRMEVLVKTGQLKPIFERWDQPYPFDEHGKPPKP from the coding sequence ATGGGCGTAAGCCGCGCACTGTTGCTATTGCTGTGTCTGGGGGGCTTCCTCGGTGCCCGGGTGGCAGACGCCGCGCCGCTGCCGGGCAAGATCCGGGCAGCCAGCGAGGAATGGACCGATTACACCCAGGCCGACGGCCGGGGCATGGCCTGGGACATTTTGCGCGAGGTGTTCGAGCCTGAAGGCGTCAAGCTGGAAGTCCGTAGCGTGCCCTATACCCGCTCGATCGGGTTGGTGCAGCGCGGCGAAGTCGAGGTGCAGGTCGGTGCCTATCGTGATGAGTCCGAAGGTGTGCTTTACCCGAAGTGGCACTACGACGTCGATCACCTGTATGCCCTGGGGCTGGCCTCCAAGCCGACGCCCACGCTGGCGACAATTGGCAATTATCGCCTGGTGTGGATGCGCGGATACGAATACAACAACTACCTGCCCAACATCCGCCGTTTCAATGAAATCCACCGCTCTGTGGGTATCTTGCCGATGCTGATTCATGAGCGGGCGGATTTTTATATCGATGCGTCGACGGAAATCGAAGAGGTGCTTTCCAAGGCCGACAATCCCCATCAGTTCAGGCTCTCGCCGCTGATCAATCTGCCGTTGTACCTGGGCTTTGCCAACACCGAAAATGGAAAGGCGTTGATGGCGCTGTTTGACCGGCGCATGGAGGTGCTGGTGAAAACTGGCCAACTGAAACCGATTTTCGAACGCTGGGACCAACCTTATCCTTTCGACGAGCATGGCAAGCCACCGAAGCCGTAA
- a CDS encoding cobalamin-binding protein, translated as MNRWLAVLLLAVSVSAVAAPRVVSLAPSLSEIVVELDSADLLVGVLDAGDRPEALKDLPSVGRYGQLDMERLLSLKPDLLLLWPGGVGQAQREQLKGLNIPVYVADPRGLDALITQIEDIAGQLGRPERGVARAAQLRVRLEALRQRYRRDTPLSVFYQVWDRPLYTVGGGQIISDALAVCGARNVFADLNLPAPQVSVESVLQRNPQIILATDQAQLDAWKAWPQLAAVAQGRLLLVSDKGLERPSGQMIEATARLCGLIAPDR; from the coding sequence ATGAACCGCTGGCTGGCGGTCCTACTGCTGGCCGTCAGCGTCTCGGCGGTGGCGGCCCCGCGTGTCGTCAGCCTGGCGCCGTCGCTCTCTGAAATCGTCGTTGAACTGGACTCTGCCGACCTGCTGGTGGGCGTGCTGGATGCCGGTGATCGCCCCGAAGCCTTGAAAGATCTGCCCTCGGTAGGCCGTTACGGGCAATTGGACATGGAGCGTTTGCTCAGTCTAAAGCCTGATCTATTGCTGCTCTGGCCCGGCGGTGTGGGGCAGGCCCAGCGCGAGCAGCTCAAGGGCTTGAACATCCCTGTCTACGTCGCCGACCCCCGAGGCCTCGACGCACTCATCACGCAAATCGAAGACATCGCTGGGCAACTCGGTCGTCCGGAGCGGGGCGTGGCGCGAGCGGCACAACTGCGCGTACGCCTTGAGGCGTTGCGTCAGCGTTACCGGCGTGACACGCCGTTGTCGGTGTTCTATCAGGTCTGGGATCGGCCGTTGTATACCGTGGGTGGCGGACAGATCATCAGCGATGCGCTGGCGGTGTGCGGGGCGCGTAATGTCTTTGCCGACTTGAACCTGCCGGCACCTCAGGTGAGTGTGGAGTCGGTGTTGCAGCGCAATCCGCAGATTATCCTGGCGACGGACCAGGCCCAGCTCGACGCCTGGAAAGCCTGGCCGCAGTTGGCGGCGGTAGCGCAAGGGCGGTTGTTGTTAGTCAGTGACAAAGGGCTGGAGCGGCCCAGTGGGCAGATGATCGAGGCGACGGCGCGGTTGTGCGGATTGATTGCGCCGGACCGGTAG
- the ribBA gene encoding bifunctional 3,4-dihydroxy-2-butanone-4-phosphate synthase/GTP cyclohydrolase II, which produces MALNSIEELVEDIRQGKMVILMDDEDRENEGDLIMAAECCKAEHINFMAKHARGLICMPMTRERCELLRLPLMAPRNGSGFGTKFTVSIEAAEGVTTGISAADRARTVQAAAAKDAKAEDIVSPGHIFPLMAQAGGTLARAGHTEAACDLARMAGFEPSGVICEVMNDDGTMSRRAELETFAAEHNIKIGTIADLIHYRMIHERTVQRIAEQPLDSELGQFNLVTYRDSVEGDVHMALTLGTVCAEEPTLVRVHNMDPLRDLLMVKQPGRWSLRAAMVAVAEAGSGVVLLLGHPLDGDVLLAHIRETADQTAVKKPTTYSIVGAGSQILRDLGVRKMRLMSAPMKFNAISGFDLEVVEYVPSE; this is translated from the coding sequence GTGGCGCTCAATAGCATCGAAGAACTGGTAGAAGACATCCGCCAAGGCAAGATGGTCATCCTCATGGATGACGAAGACCGCGAGAACGAAGGCGACCTGATCATGGCCGCCGAGTGCTGCAAGGCCGAACACATCAACTTCATGGCCAAGCATGCCCGTGGGTTGATCTGCATGCCAATGACCCGCGAGCGCTGCGAGCTGTTGAGGCTGCCGCTGATGGCGCCGCGTAATGGCTCCGGTTTCGGCACCAAGTTCACCGTGTCCATCGAGGCCGCCGAGGGCGTGACCACCGGTATCTCCGCCGCTGACCGTGCGCGCACCGTCCAGGCCGCCGCCGCGAAAGACGCCAAGGCCGAGGACATCGTCAGCCCCGGCCACATCTTCCCGCTGATGGCCCAGGCCGGCGGCACCCTGGCCCGCGCCGGCCACACCGAAGCGGCGTGCGACCTGGCCCGCATGGCCGGTTTCGAGCCCAGCGGCGTGATCTGTGAAGTGATGAACGACGACGGCACCATGTCCCGTCGTGCGGAACTGGAAACCTTCGCCGCCGAACACAACATCAAGATCGGCACCATCGCCGACCTGATCCACTATCGGATGATCCACGAACGTACCGTTCAGCGGATTGCCGAGCAGCCCCTGGACAGCGAACTGGGCCAGTTCAACCTGGTGACCTACCGTGATTCGGTGGAAGGCGACGTTCACATGGCGCTGACCCTGGGCACCGTGTGCGCCGAAGAACCGACCCTGGTGCGCGTGCACAACATGGACCCGCTGCGCGACCTGCTGATGGTCAAGCAGCCCGGCCGCTGGAGCCTGCGGGCCGCCATGGTCGCGGTGGCCGAGGCCGGCAGCGGCGTGGTGCTGCTGCTCGGGCACCCGCTCGATGGCGACGTGCTGCTGGCGCACATCCGCGAAACCGCGGATCAAACCGCCGTGAAAAAACCGACCACCTACAGCATCGTCGGTGCTGGTTCGCAGATCCTTCGGGACCTGGGCGTGCGTAAAATGCGCCTGATGAGCGCACCGATGAAATTTAATGCGATATCCGGTTTCGATCTGGAAGTTGTAGAATACGTGCCCTCCGAATAA
- the ribE gene encoding 6,7-dimethyl-8-ribityllumazine synthase: MTLKTIEGTFIAPKGRYALVVGRFNSFVVESLVGGAVDALVRHGVSESDITIIRAPGAFEIPLVAQKVAQKGEYAAIIALGAVIRGGTPHFEYVAGECTKGLAQVSMEFGVPVAFGVLTVDSIEQAIERSGTKAGNKGAEAALSALEMVSLLAQLEAK; the protein is encoded by the coding sequence ATGACCCTGAAGACCATCGAAGGTACCTTCATCGCCCCCAAAGGCCGCTACGCTCTGGTAGTGGGCCGTTTCAACAGCTTCGTGGTTGAAAGCCTGGTCGGCGGTGCGGTCGATGCCCTGGTTCGCCATGGCGTGAGCGAAAGCGACATCACCATCATCCGCGCGCCTGGCGCCTTCGAAATTCCGCTGGTTGCGCAGAAAGTCGCTCAAAAGGGCGAATATGCGGCGATCATCGCCCTCGGCGCGGTCATTCGTGGCGGTACTCCGCACTTCGAATACGTGGCCGGCGAATGCACCAAGGGCCTGGCCCAGGTGTCCATGGAATTCGGCGTGCCGGTCGCCTTCGGCGTGCTGACCGTTGATTCCATCGAACAAGCCATCGAACGTTCCGGCACCAAGGCCGGTAACAAAGGTGCCGAAGCTGCCCTGTCCGCCCTGGAAATGGTCAGCCTGCTGGCGCAGTTGGAGGCCAAGTGA
- the ribA gene encoding GTP cyclohydrolase II has translation MPVVFVAASKLPTPFAQFTMHGFLDEATGREHVVLSLGDFADGAPVLGRLHSECLTGDALFSQRCDCGSQLEAALRAIAREGRGVLLYLRQEGRGIGLLNKIRAYELQDGGADTVEANERLGFAADMRDYSICLPMLEHLGIQSLRLMTNNPRKVKALTDMGIVVAERVPLHTGHNPHNKLYLATKASKLDHMMGNEHQGEVDRA, from the coding sequence GTGCCTGTCGTTTTTGTTGCCGCTTCCAAGCTGCCAACGCCCTTTGCGCAATTCACCATGCATGGTTTTCTCGATGAAGCCACCGGCCGCGAGCACGTTGTGTTGAGCCTGGGTGATTTCGCCGACGGAGCCCCGGTACTTGGCCGCCTGCACTCCGAATGCCTGACGGGCGATGCCCTGTTCAGCCAGCGCTGCGACTGCGGTTCGCAACTCGAAGCCGCACTGCGGGCCATCGCCCGCGAAGGCCGTGGCGTGTTGCTGTACTTGCGCCAGGAAGGCCGCGGCATTGGCCTGTTGAACAAGATCCGCGCCTATGAGTTGCAAGACGGTGGCGCCGATACCGTGGAGGCTAACGAGCGCCTCGGGTTTGCCGCCGACATGCGTGACTACAGCATCTGCCTGCCGATGCTCGAGCACCTGGGCATCCAGTCGTTGCGCTTGATGACCAATAACCCACGCAAGGTCAAGGCGTTGACCGACATGGGTATCGTGGTCGCCGAGCGTGTGCCGCTGCACACCGGTCACAACCCGCACAACAAACTGTATCTGGCGACCAAGGCCAGCAAGCTCGACCACATGATGGGTAACGAGCACCAGGGCGAGGTCGACCGGGCGTGA